TGGTCTTTGGAGGTCATTTACGTAAAAATGCCAGTTAGTTCTTCACAGTTTACCCAGTAAACACCTtaaaatcagaaaagaaaaaccctTAAGATGagacaatacacaaacacatgtgtAACTAAAGACATGACTATGTGAACAGTCTAATTCtagtttctctgtctctgtctctagGAACATAAAAGTCACCTACATACCTGTACACCTCATTGACACAAAGCCATCACTGTATCAGGTTAATGATGACACAAATGTTATGTATTGCATGTCTGAAAAGAGCTTCAACTAAAATTCACTCTCTAATGACTGGTCTGCTGGTCCACCTGTGGAGGATTTTaggtctgttcacactgtccTGTTGGCCTTGAAGAAGATTCAAGAAGACACAGTCATTGGCTGAAAAGATCCTGACATTTATGCTAATTTGTGAGTGTGATGGCCCCTGCTGCCACACACTTATGTCACGTCCTACACGCCTTAGTTTTAGTTGACAAGTAATAGTTATTCTTACTGAATGGAGCTGTGTTTGACATCAAGTCTTATACTTTAAACTTTTCAACGTATTTGTTTTGATTCATTATTTAATTAGTTGTTGTAAATGATGGAACAACTGTTTTATTGACAgtagtttgttttcttctagGCTGGAAATCACTGCAGTGCTGCTCAATGTCAGTTTAAACATAATCCAACAGTCACAAagtttatatgtatatttatcgATACATGTTAGAAatgtatttgtacatttattaaacagaaaaagtgaaatatcacatttatataagtgttcagaccctttactcagtactttgTTGAAGCGTCTTTGGCAGGAATTACAGCCTGGgtgaccagctcttggaagagtcctggttgtgccaaacttcttccattgGAGTAtcatggaggccactgtgctcctgagAACAGAATTTCGCTCGAACTGAATGTGCTGTAGAAACAAGGATCCGTGTTTTTGAGTACACACTGTTCACAGTTGAATGTGTTATCTATGGCGTGTTACCTTCAGAGAGCTCATGCTGTTTGAGCTCCTCATCCTGACGTGCAGATTGAACATAGAGATCTCAGGTGAAGAAGGACCGATGAAAAACAGTCAGTCATGCTCACAGCAGAACTTACAAAAGAGCAAAACTGTTTAGAAAAACatactgcagctttttttcttcctcataacttaaaaaaaatgtctactTTACAATGTGACTACAAGAATATTTTTATAGCAAGGATCAACAGATATGGGAGGCACCTGAGCTCATTTTCacatgttgttgcaaagggtctgaaaaCTTAtggaaatgtgacatttcagttttccctttttaatacatttacaaaaatacttcaaattctgttttcactctgtcattatgtggcactgagtctGTTCATTATtgttatggacagaatttctacaGGCCCCGTCGGGGGTCCAGTTTGGTGGACACTgaatctcatctctgctttttgcagatgatgtggttCTGTTGTCTTCACTGAGCCAGGACCTACAACATCTACTGTAGGTGGTTTGAAGAAGAGTGGGAAGCAGCCGGGATGAGAATAAGCACCTCAAAGTCCGAGGCCATGATTCTCAGTCAGAAATGGCTGCACTGTCCCCTCTGGGTTgggggagagatcctgcctcttAATAAACTGTTTGACCTGCTCCCATCAAGCAAACGGTACCAGAGCATCAaaagcaggaccagcagctGTCAGACTGTTCAGCTGCTGACCTGGGATGTTGGTGTGTATCATCCTCCTCAGTCTACACTCTACAAACCTATTGTTCTTATTTTAGATCCtattttttgtagatttttagCAGAGAGAAACATAATTTCAATCTGTCTGTACTACTGTTGTATGCATggcaaaatgacaataaagtttgatttgatttgaattaaGTATTTTGGAGTCTTGTTAACGGCCGGGGGAAGTATAGATGGATCGGTGCGGTTGGTGTACTGTTCTGTGAAGAGGGACCTGAGCCATAAAGCAAAACTTTACCTGTGGGTCTATGTCCTATCTTCACCTGAGCTTTGGATCCTGACCCAAATGAATCAGGTCTCAGATACCAGGGGCTGAAATGAGTTTGTCAGTTGAGGTGGTGTTGATGCATCAGTCTTTGTAAATTGAATGATAAACAACTAAACTAAACTCTGGGTGTTCGTCTCTTGTtcctcctttttaaattaaaatgacaacatttttttaaaaagtcacagttTACAGAAGCCCTTGCTCCAGCACAATGAGTGAAAATAAACTACAAAGATTTgccaaatgtaaatatattcaaTACGTTGCTAGCAAATGTAATCAGAGACAAATTACGTTACAGAGCAAAACGAAATGcaaatgtagtttatttttatagGGACAATTTTTAGGAGACAGGGTTGTTTCAAATGTCCAAACAAAAGTTTTTCTGACAGCAGTAACTATATAGAACAACTGGCAGCAGctttactaataataataataataacagcaaactgaaacaaatgaagTTAGATTTCCAACAGATTTGTGGATGACTAGATGTTTATTCTGAAAGAGTTTCACAACAGTTTACCctgaaaaacatgacagaaaacgTCTTATCCATGAGGGGTCAATAACTTTTCTGATCCACTTTAGATAGTCTCCTCCACAGAGGTCAACAAATCCAGCGGGTGCTTGACATGCATAGTGACTATTTCCCGTGAAAGCGTTGACACCATAGATCCTGTTGTTGAACACCACTCCTCCACCAGAGTCACCCTGTGACAGAGAAATGTCATGTTTAAATCAACATTGTGTCCCATTAATTGTCAGAACTTGTCAGGTTAGTGTCAACTCATGAGACACAAATCCACAGATGGAAACAGTATTTTTATGATGTCAGAAATCACTGATGTACATCATCACAGTTTCCAGGTGAATTTAAGTAAAAATGCTTCCTGAAGGTCAAAAGCCCATTTTTCAGTCTGAATGTGTTGATCGCAACATCCACAATTTACAATATTACCAATTTTGCACATTTATCTTTTAGCAAAGATATACCAGTGGAgcgccaaaataaaagctctgtCTGTGGGTGTAATAAAACATCACCACCAAAGATGGTCTGCATCTTCCCTAATGGAGAATATTTGTCATATTCATAATCCCTTGCCAAGCGTATCAGGAGTTACCGTGTGTAAAAGATGcctctattttttgtttatatgtgtttatctatttgtatttgtcttttaatCTGTTTCTGTGAGTCCCTTAGGGCCACCTCATCCTGATTTCTATATGCCTGTCTTCTCTCATTTATGTCATTAGGATACACCTTAAAGGTCTTGGTAGAAATTACATAATCCATACAAAGATTTATATAATCAGTAGCTATTTCAACCTGTTCATTAATATCAACTGTACTAAAAATATACCAATGTAGTAGGCAggcaaagtttatttttatgtctcAGCTGTCTCAATCGACGACAAAAGGCCCGCTCTGCATCCACGCTTGCACATAGTGTGTGCTTTAACGCCCCTCACATTTGTTTTAGGATAGTTCGGGATCATATCCCCTGCTGTAGAACATTCCGCTGAAACAGATTTTCGAAATAATATCAAAAACTCTGTTATATCGGTTTTCATTTACGGCAGTGCTGCCAACAGAGTAGTCTGACTTCAGCCATGGAGCAGCACAGCCGCAGGAAGTCTACTGGTATGGGAGCCCATACGTGTTGTTTGTTATAGTTTTTAGCTTCATtcattgaaatatttatttatattaaagtgGTGAAAAGAATAGTTGACAAAAGACATGAGGTTAGAATCAAGACAACTCACAGGAGAAACATCCACCACAGATGTATTGCCACAGAGTAAGTCTTGATAGTTGTAGAAGTAGGTGGAGAGGGGACAAGTTCCGGTCCATCGACGCTGAATAACATTGATATTTGCACAATGGAGATCACGTACCACAGGAGCTACTGTAGTATGGTCTgatgagaacagaaaaaagTCTTTACTACACAGAAgatttttacataaacaaacaaatcctTAGGCTGGCCAACCAGACCCAGAGGAAGAtttagtctggctggccaggctaacAAATCATGTCTGTACTTTACAACTGAAACTGGATTATCTCCTTGTAATTTGAAGAATTTTAAAGAATCAAACATCAAGAATTCATTGATTTGAATGtgctttgtttaaaatattgTCTGTAGGTTGTctcagttatttttaaattatggtAAGTTCAGCTTGAAAAGAAAGTATTGGCAGTCAAAACAAGAATTTATAATTCAGATATATTTCTAatcataaaataacatttgtctCACCTCTTATATTTCCAGGTCCTGTGTTGATGGCAGCATGACCTGCAATCTGgactgtatttctgaaaaataaagaaaaaacacaaaaaaaacagcttttattaaaaaagaaaagctataAAGGGAAAGATTGGACTTTGCCataaaacatctgaaaacatctgcctGGTTCTGGAACAAGATTCTTTGGACTGATGAACCCAATATTATTAATTagaaattatattattaaatagaAAAGTATAGATAAAGAATTTCAAAATCAGTGTGGTGATGTACAGAGGACAAATACCAAAAAAACTATTCTCCAAATAAACCTGACAGTAATTCAGAAACAAACCAGTGATGACATTACGGTTCATATGTTCTCACTAAACTCACATTGTGGGAAGAGGATTACAGACGGGAAGGGCTACAGGTGGAATACGAACTGGTGCAGGCAGTTTCAGTAGCATCAGGTCATGGAGCCTGTTCTGGTTATCAAAGTAGAACACAGGTCTTCCTGTGAGATGGTGCACACTTCGTCCATTACCTGGATGCACGCCTACAACTGCAAACAGGAGACTACAACAAAGAGGGTAAAATCATTTTAGTGCCTCATTGCAAACCTTTACATTACAAATGCAGAATTGATTTAGTGACACCCTTCTGGTCGTCATAATAATAACAAGTCTGTTcaacacatctgtaacacaACATGGACGGTAATGTTTTGAGagtaaatgacatttttacCACCAAATGACACATTTCAGTCATTAAATAAAAGGAATTCATTGTAAAATCTCAAATAATGTTACGTTCTTTAACATTGTCAGCATATAATTATCCTGTGGTTCTGTAAACAATACTACAGTTTTCTCattaacatgtttacatttgttcCTTCTTGACTTCAGGTTAAGCTcatgtttacacattttaagaaaaaaactgtGCTTTTCTCACGGTCCCCAGCAGTGAGCTGCAGTCAGGATCCACTGGTCACTGATCAGAGAGCCACCACAGACGAGTGAATCTCCATTAAGATCCTCTGACAGTTTGACATGGTACTGACGTTCGTTATTGTTACATGGCTGACCTCTAACTATTCTTTTCTGCAGATCCACCACGGTGCTCACTGTGACACCTGAAACAGAAAGTTCCCAACATGTTGACTGTGTTGACAGTGGAATAGAAACAAGTTTGTTCATGTTAAATACTCAACAACGACCAGTATGTCTAAtgtacagtggggcaaaaaatTATTTAGTGcaatcagacaatgtgattttctggattttttttctcattttgtctctcatagttgaggtatacctatgatgaaaattacaggcctctctcatctttttaagtgggagaacttgcacaattggtggctgactaaatgCTTTTATGCCCCACTGTAATTGTCTGTCATTGATCAGATCAGGATTTTAcataaatcaaataatcaataatacaaaaaaaactgtgtatATATCAGCTTTCTGAGAACAATCCAATCTCtccttaaaatgacatttttaaagtttcattTAACCTGAAATACTAATTAATTTTCCtgatgaaacacagacacatatacaggCTCAGAGatcagtaataaaatataaaaatcacatGACCTTAAATCtattatttgttaaaataaaatctatataacaaaatgtaaataactgTTGTATACACACCAGCCCACAGCACAAGGAGAAGAAGGATGAGACGAGCCATCACTGTCACTGACCCTCCAGTGACTGAACTACTGTGACGACTTTGTCTTTTTAAGTCTCTTCACAAAGTCACTGATCCACCAATCAGCTCATTAAAGTTTATCACCATAATCCTATTGGCTACACAAACCTACACTTTATGCAAAGTTTAAATGACTTAACAGTCCCTGCCCTTGTCTCCAATAAAGTGATGGCTTGTGGAAAAAGAAGCTTTATCAGCGGTTTCTTACTAATCAGACAAATTACAGTACAAACATGCAGCCAGAGAAAGTTTTAGGTCAAATGATCATGCAAAGGTTAAGAAAACATAGAACACcagtttatttctttgttcACTGCAGATATCCCAGCAAGCCCAGGAAAGAGTTAGAAACCCAACCTGTTTTCtctaattaaaatgtcagtattttctAAAGGTACAACTGTGCAGTTATTTTGAACGCACTCTAGGTTTGGTCTGTCAGTACATCAGACACTTGATGGGGAAAATATGTTAAATACGTTTATACAGTCAGGTTcgtatataaatatatataaatatatctgtaCACCACCACGTTGGatttcaaacaaaacacttaaCATATGAGCAAAGTGGAGAGTTTCAACTTTAATTCAAGGGATTAACAAAAGTGTGGCATTAATGCACTTATTGTTCCAGTATATATGAACTTCattctaaatatttaaaacaaataaccACAAAGATCAATTTTATTCTATGTTTATGTATTGCGTCTTCCTGTACATGAACCTCATTTGTTCAGGTGTGTGAGTtagttgttttgattttgtctgAGGGGGGGTCCATTAGCATCAGCCTCTGCAGTTCCCTGTTTTAAACTAACCCATAATTTGTGCACATAAACTGGCTTATCACTAAAACATGACAAGAAAAGGTTTAGGATCAGCTTCAAAGTCAAAACTGCTTACTCTTGCAATTTTTGCAGCATGAGTGAGGACTAGTGGGCCAGAGATGAGGTGACACCGTGAAACCTGCAGGTCGAGCTGGTTCACAAGTCTTTGATTGTAAGATTAATGgatttatacatatataaaaaaaatttaaaaaaattcccttctcacccctatgggtggtgtgtgtgtgttcctcaatctcgggtcctctaccagaggcctgggagtttgagggttcttcgcagtatcttagctgttcctagcactgcgctcttctggactgagatctctgatgttgttcctgggatctgttggagccactctcccagtttgggggtcacagccccgagggtgccgattaccacggggaccactgttgccttcaccttccacatcttttctagctcttctttaagcccttggtatttctccagcttctcatgttccttcttcctgatgttgctgtcacttgggactgctacatctaccactacggctttcttctgttgtttgtccaccactactatgtccggttggttagccatcacctgtttgtcggtctgtatctggaagtcccacaggatcttagctcggtcattctccctcacctttggaggtgtgtcccattttgacctttgacctccagcccatactcaacacagatgttcctgtacactatgccggccacttggttatggcattccatgtatgccctgcctgctagcatcttacaacctgctgttatgtgctggattgtctcaggggcatctttgcacagcctgcacctggggtcctgcctggtgcggtagaccccggcctctgtcgatcttgtgctcagggcctgttcttgtgccgctacgatcagtgtctctgtgctgtctttcagtccagctttttccagccgttttatatatatatatatatatatatatatgtttgtgaaGTGTATGTTCCATTCAACTCTGAAAACATATTAATACACATGTAGTTTACATTGTGCATGTGCACTGTGCAGTTCAGTGTGTGCATAGAGAGCAGGGCAGAGCAGATTAACGTAGAGATGAATGCACTCAGTTAAACTTCTACAGCTTCGGTTTACATTGACACCTGAGCTCATTTGCATTTACAAGACAATGAGAGAAGGTCACTATTAAAATGACATTGACTTTTTTCAAGATGGCACCGCGGACAGCTGCCTtggtctggagctctccagttgttttgttatttttgttagtttgtcctgcattttgattttgtttctctaacTTATTACTGTTTaatcctttgtagcatttgtatttatgtctgtttgcactggagcacccccccccgtacctaaacaaattccttgtgtaAAATtccttggcaataaagctcattatgattctgattctgattgaAACATAAGAGTTTCTGGGAGAGAGTGAATGGAATAGGGGGTTAGGGAGTGTGGGTGGGGTCTAACGGGGAATGATGACAGGCAAGTGTTGATAATCTTTCCTTTAGAAAAAATTGCACATAACATTTTACATTCTTAATAATATGATCCACCACTGTAAATGTAagttcacacaaaaaaaactaaaactaaaacttcaTATGTAGTTCACGAGTCAATATTGACTTAATCCCACCTATAACAAAGCTATACTAAGTTGAAAATATCTAAATGCTGCTGAATCCTCAGAGACCACCACTTCAGCTCACACCAACCTCAGACCTTTGTGCTGGCTTCCGGTGTGTCAAAGATTTGACCTCAAAATATTATAGTTGGTTTGAAAATCACTGTATGGTTTATAACACATTTCTgatctgctgctctgctgttagCGTTTTTAGTTCACTGTGTTAACATGATAAATATGTGTTCACAAAGAAAGATACTGCAcactatatattttatttaaagcttAGCGGGATTAATCACTACTCGTGTCAGATTTTAGGCTTTGTGGCTCTACATTTACGTTTAAAGGTGGAAAGTGAAGTTTTCAGTAGATGCATCAACATCTGAGTCTGTCTTTGAGGCAGATCTCACATCATATGGGTAAAGGGACAGAACTGCGAAGGCTCATTTATGgcccaacaaacaaacagataacATCATTAACATGAGAACTGCGCCCACCCATGGGTGCGCAGAGGGGCTGGGAGCAGAGCGCAGACGGAGCTTTGACGCGAAATTTCACAGGTGACAGTCAGTTTAAGCTTTGATGAAGAACTAACACAGACTGTATTTGGAAGGATTGTGGTTACTGGTAAGTCTcaaataaactgttttatttcatttttgtttcccGTAGGTTTCCACTGTCCTTTTGTGGGGGGAAAGTATTTTGAATGATGTCCGGtgataaaaaattaaaaaaaaaacaattcgCGGGTCTATTTTGGTTAAATGTTCTCAGCAATCGCATCAGTAACGTATCCCAGTCAAATATTCTCGTTTCTTTTTCCTATCATCACATACGAGCTCAGATATGACTCTGAACTGCAGCTGTAAAAGGCGACAGTCCTTTACGCACCGTGGATTCTTGTTTGCTCTCTTCGTATCGCTTGGTGATACATTATCTGCCTCCTTTATTGTTGTACTCACTAGAACTGTACGCGTTGTTGGTATAGGTAAATATATGGAAATGTCTAACAGCGGCCAGGATCTGTGTGTTAactgacattttgaaataaaagttCATCGAGAGATTAATCCTGATTTCAGTACAATTTGATCTAAGGGCCAATTCAAATGTCTATTTGCCGTCTCGCGGTGAGACTTTGCAGTCCTCGTCCACAGTGAACCTGTTAGGAGAGTCTGTCTCCAGGTTCCTTTGTCTTTGGCACCTGTAGGCAAACCCAGTGACACAAACAGCATCAGTCTCCCTTTACTGATCTGTGTCATGTTGCTATTTGAGAAATGGACAATCACAATAAGCTGCCACTGCaacacagaggagaaaggagaggacACAAGACGTTAGAGTGAAGGAGCAACCAGACTCATCAGTGAAAGCTGAGATGAGGAGGGAAAAACCAGGAGAGATGAAAAAGGGGGAACTAGAGTCAGAGAGGAGACAAGACCGAGGAAGAAAGCAGATGTGATATGAGGTGTAAcgagagaaaaataaagtgagATGAGAGAAGGGAGCATAAACTGAAATTCTGTAAATAATTATTGTAAAACTTTCTTTGCCTCCACAaataagaaacacacaaatcGTATATCcagaatctgttttttctttttattgtttttgtttgcaccTGTTATTCAAAACACTGAATAGGAATCaatcacaaacaaaatcaattcagcttctctccctctctttgtatctgtctgaggacacagaggagcTTTTCATTTAACCACTGAACACCCACTGTAGCAATTAAAGCTTTTTCTGGCCAATTTGGCCTGTGATTACCTGCATTTGTGTGGACTATATGTGCAGTGCACACTGTGTGGGAAGAAAAGTTAATTGTTGGTGATATTGTGTTTGGAAGGACTGTGGTACTGTATGTCAACAAAGCATAAATACTCTGATAGTGTATCCA
This genomic window from Mastacembelus armatus chromosome 1, fMasArm1.2, whole genome shotgun sequence contains:
- the LOC113128057 gene encoding thrombin-like enzyme gyroxin B2.1 — encoded protein: MARLILLLLVLWAGVTVSTVVDLQKRIVRGQPCNNNERQYHVKLSEDLNGDSLVCGGSLISDQWILTAAHCWGPLLFAVVGVHPGNGRSVHHLTGRPVFYFDNQNRLHDLMLLKLPAPVRIPPVALPVCNPLPTINTVQIAGHAAINTGPGNIRDHTTVAPVVRDLHCANINVIQRRWTGTCPLSTYFYNYQDLLCGNTSVVDVSPGDSGGGVVFNNRIYGVNAFTGNSHYACQAPAGFVDLCGGDYLKWIRKVIDPSWIRRFLSCFSG